A window of Gadus chalcogrammus isolate NIFS_2021 chromosome 16, NIFS_Gcha_1.0, whole genome shotgun sequence contains these coding sequences:
- the LOC130405753 gene encoding protein FAM168A-like isoform X1 yields MASGHPTDKFSFMYQPDTHKSKNRLAAGMNPVYSPVQPGAPYGNPKNMAFAGYPGGYPAAAPTYTPNLYQTGSPGYPPGYTAAGTPYKVPPNQSNGAPPPYTPSPSPYQTAMYPIRSAYPPQNLYTQGAYYTQPVYAAQPHVIHHTTVVQPNSIPSALYPAPVPAQRQHNGMAAMGMVAGTTMAMSAGTLLTTPQHPPLGGHPVSVPTYRPQGTPGYSYVPPHW; encoded by the exons ATGGCGAGCGGGCATCCCACAGACAAATTCAGTTTCATGTATCAACCAGACACGCACAAGAG taagaACAGGTTAGCTGCGGGTATGAATCCAGTCTACAGTCCTGTACAGCCCGGCGCTCCCTATGGAAACCCTAAGAACATGGCGTTCGCAG GTTATCCAGGAGGATATCCCGCCGCTGCCCCGACCTACACACCTAACCTCTATCAAACAGGCAGTCCTGGGTACCCACCAG gataCACCGCGGCAGGCACCCCCTACAAAGTGCCTCCCAACCAGTCGAACGGGGCTCCCCCGCCCTacaccccctccccgtccccctaCCAGACGGCCATGTACCCCATCCGCAGTGCCTACCCCCCGCAGAACCTCTACACTCAG GGGGCGTACTACACCCAGCCGGTCTACGCTGCCCAGCCCCATGTGATCCACCACACCACGGTGGTACAGCCCAACAGCATCCCCTCCGCTCTCTACCCCGCCCCTGTCCCTGCCCAGCGGCAACACAACGGCATGGCGGCCATGGGCATGGTCGCCGGGACAACCATGGCGATGAGCGCAG GCACCCTGCTGACCACACCACAGCACCCTCCCCTTGGAGGGCACCCGGTCTCCGTGCCAACCTACCGACCCCAGGGGACACCTGGCTACAGCTACGTGCCCCCCCACTGGTAG
- the LOC130405753 gene encoding protein FAM168A-like isoform X2 codes for MNPVYSPVQPGAPYGNPKNMAFAGYPGGYPAAAPTYTPNLYQTGSPGYPPGYTAAGTPYKVPPNQSNGAPPPYTPSPSPYQTAMYPIRSAYPPQNLYTQGAYYTQPVYAAQPHVIHHTTVVQPNSIPSALYPAPVPAQRQHNGMAAMGMVAGTTMAMSAGTLLTTPQHPPLGGHPVSVPTYRPQGTPGYSYVPPHW; via the exons ATGAATCCAGTCTACAGTCCTGTACAGCCCGGCGCTCCCTATGGAAACCCTAAGAACATGGCGTTCGCAG GTTATCCAGGAGGATATCCCGCCGCTGCCCCGACCTACACACCTAACCTCTATCAAACAGGCAGTCCTGGGTACCCACCAG gataCACCGCGGCAGGCACCCCCTACAAAGTGCCTCCCAACCAGTCGAACGGGGCTCCCCCGCCCTacaccccctccccgtccccctaCCAGACGGCCATGTACCCCATCCGCAGTGCCTACCCCCCGCAGAACCTCTACACTCAG GGGGCGTACTACACCCAGCCGGTCTACGCTGCCCAGCCCCATGTGATCCACCACACCACGGTGGTACAGCCCAACAGCATCCCCTCCGCTCTCTACCCCGCCCCTGTCCCTGCCCAGCGGCAACACAACGGCATGGCGGCCATGGGCATGGTCGCCGGGACAACCATGGCGATGAGCGCAG GCACCCTGCTGACCACACCACAGCACCCTCCCCTTGGAGGGCACCCGGTCTCCGTGCCAACCTACCGACCCCAGGGGACACCTGGCTACAGCTACGTGCCCCCCCACTGGTAG
- the LOC130405987 gene encoding kelch repeat and BTB domain-containing protein 3-like, whose amino-acid sequence MDARLEGSSFPPASSSNWNTMMKEGDSFEPCNVIPECRTLLRASESHGLQLLNLVRSFRERGLLFDFTLKAQEHTFPCHRCVLAACSDFFRAMFEVDMHERNEGSVTLGNQSPRAVGAFLDFAYTGEAVVSDNNVDMLFQLASFLQVSVLSRACSDFLISTLDISNCLSLSALAEGYGSSSLQQKANEFVVQNFQSFSLTQDFLEIQVEMLEACLRDNALCVPSEEAVVMSLLRWLDHNLKGRRRLLIGLLSLTRLHHLPAAVLTALRDTEPLLRGDEACVALLSEALGKQTRYGGLLTDARPATVRSYIYTQKTEENGQTRHSFCYSLEADRWREVSPEPCLGGGSPLVPDLPGSHLSSFAEKLFVTGGCRGNCCRAVRLHVAEPFHDATDEVWCLCPVTGSCTAKAAMSKPRTMHTAVTCLDRVYVIGGRSRGPRGETPSLLEVEYYDPLSESWTLVSPLPAAIFYPESSTCGSIIYTLGSEVEISDSFNPSLDCFFSYNAGQDQWSRLVAEFGQFFHAKLIKAVSIHETLHLCDLSTYKVYSFCPETCIWKGEGSFECAGFNAGAVGTRDRIYILGGEYSPDEITDDVQVYHSGRSQWEEVAPMPRGLTDFHCQLLSFNRYRDPWGERGDPA is encoded by the exons ATGGATGCACGTCTCGAGGGGTCCTCATTTCCCCCTGCCAGCAGTAGTAACTGGAACACCATGATGAAGGAGGGTGACAGTTTTGAACCATGTAATGTGATCCCAGAGTGCAGAACTCTGCTTCGAGCATCTGAGTCCCATGGGCTCCAGCTTCTGAATCTGGTTAGATCATTTCGTGAGCGAGGACTGCTGTTTGACTTCACATTAAAGGCCCAGGAGCACACCTTTCCCTGCCATCGATGTGTGTTGGCAGCTTGCAGTGATTTCTTcag AGCCATGTTTGAAGTGGATATGCACGAGCGCAATGAGGGCTCCGTAACCCTGGGCAACCAGTCTCCCAGAGCAGTGGGTGCCTTCCTGGACTTTGCGTACACTGGAGAAGCAGTCGTCAGTGACAACAACGTAGACATGCTTTTCCAGCTGGCCTCCTTCCTGCAG GTGTCAGTTCTCTCCAGGGCCTGCAGTGACTTCCTCATCAGTACCCTGGACATCTCCAactgtctgtccctctcggCTCTTGCTGAGGGCTATGGGTCATCGTCCCTACAGCAGAAAGCAAATGAGTTTGTGGTTCAGAACTTCCAGAGCTTCTCTTTAACACAAGACTTCCTAGAAATTCAG GTGGAAATGCTAGAAGCCTGCTTAAGGGACAATGCACTGTGCGTTCCTAGTGAGGAGGCCGTGGTGATGTCACTGTTGAGATGGTTAGATCACAATCTAAAAGGGAGACGGAGACTGTTGATAGGACTACTGTCTCTAACCCGATTGCACCATTTACCTGCTGCAGTGCTGACG GCTTTGCGCGACACAGAGCCTCTCCTCCGTGGCGACGAGGCCTGCGTCGCCCTGCTGTCGGAGGCACTGGGGAAGCAGACCCGGTACGGCGGCCTGCTGACCGACGCCAGGCCCGCCACCGTACGGAGCTACATCTACACCCAGAAGACAGAGGAGAACGGCCAGACCCGGCACTCCTTCTGCTACTCCCTGGAAGCCGACCGATGGAGGGAGGTGTCGCCGGAACCCTGCCTGGGGGGAGGGAGCCCCCTGGTGCCTGACCTACCGGGTTCACACCTGAGCAGCTTCGCTGAGAAG TTGTTTGTGACTGGCGGTTGCCGGGGTAACTGTTGCCGAGCTGTGCGCCTCCATGTGGCTGAGCCATTCCATGACGCCACAGACGAGGTGTGGTGCCTCTGTCCTGTGACCGGTAGCTGCACAGCGAAGGCTGCCATGTCGAAGCCGCGCACCATGCACACGGCCGTGACCTGCCTGGACAGAGTGTACGTCATCGGGGGACGGTCCCGAGGACCCAGAGGAGAGACACCCAGTCTCCTAgag GTGGAGTACTACGACCCCCTCTCCGAGAGCTGGACTTTAGTCAGCCCTCTGCCAGCAGCCATCTTCTACCCAGAGTCTAGCACCTGTGGCAGCATCATCTACACCCTGGGCTCAGAGGTGGAGATCAGCGACTCCTTCAACCCCTCCCTTGACTGCTTCTTCAGCTACAACGCCGGGCAGGACCAGTGGAGCCGCCTGGTGGCAGAGTTCGGCCAGTTCTTCCACGCCAAGCTAATCAAGGCCGTGTCTATTCATGAAACACTGCATCTTTGTGACCTGTCCACCTATAAG GTCTACAGCTTCTGTCCAGAGACGTGCATCTGGAAGGGGGAAGGCTCGTTTGAGTGTGCCGGGTTCAATGCCGGGGCGGTGGGAACAAGGGACCGAATTTACATCCTGGGTGGAGAATACTCCCCTGACGAGATCACAGATGATGTTCAG GTTTACCACAGTGGGCGGAGTCAGTGGGAGGAAGTGGCCCCAATGCCCAGAGGCCTCACTGACTTTCACTGTCAGCTCCTTAGCTTCAACAGATACAGAGatccctggggggagagaggtgatcCAGCATAA
- the LOC130405988 gene encoding sarcolipin-like, with the protein MDRSARELFINFMIVLFTVLLMWLLVKAYQN; encoded by the coding sequence ATGGACCGCTCAGCGCGGGAGCTGTTCATCAACTTCATGATTGTCTTATTCACGGTCCTACTCATGTGGCTGCTTGTCAAAGCATACCAGAACTGA
- the LOC130405630 gene encoding LOW QUALITY PROTEIN: solute carrier organic anion transporter family member 1C1-like (The sequence of the model RefSeq protein was modified relative to this genomic sequence to represent the inferred CDS: deleted 2 bases in 1 codon): MFLGALSFAYFSKSLSGSYMKSTITSWRRRFDIPSYLIGVIDGSFEVGNLLVIAFVSYFGAKLHRPKIIAIGCLLMSIGTFIIALPHFIIGRYEFETSVRWEINSTDSPAPCPKNSAAIAPSSILPGVPNTKCEGESNMSMWIYVLLGNVLRGIGETPVQPLGISYIDDFASQENAALYVGCVQTISVVGPVFGYLLGSICAKIYVDIGFVNMETISIGPSDSRWVGAWWLGYLIAGALTLLSAVPFWFLPRSLPIGQKGAGRCTPEQTSFIKDSPLLENKYPADEPTGFLEMARDFIPTLRILLGNPIYLIYLCVTIIQLNSLIGMVTYKPKYIEQHFGQSASKANFLMGVVNIPAVALGMFSGGLCMKKLKLSLMGAAKFAFSTSLIGYFLSLFFFAMSCENAKVAGVTVPYDGMDVLLFDKPSAFTACNSDCVCSANDWDPVCGEDGITYVSPCLAGCTRSDGSGSNTVFAQCSCVGTAGNLTARTGQCLDREDCDRMFPYFLALSVITSFIISLGGTPGYMLLIRCIEPQLKSLALGFHALATRTLAGIPAPIYFGAIIDTTCLKWGQKRCGGIGACRIYNTAAYRTAYLGLTLSLRSASFLVCIPGFLLLRQQVRREQRNAVRGALANGGAEMEALGKDETADREAAVVPEAAVVPETKSVREPVVRDTEGSQPTAEHHSRDRETRL; the protein is encoded by the exons ATGTTTCTGGGGGCCTTGTCCTTCGCCTACTTCTCCAAGTCTCTGTCGGGGAGCTACATGAAGAGCACAATAACCAGTTGGAGGAGACGCTTCGACATACCCAGCTACCTGATCGGCGTCATCGACGGGAGCTTTGAGGTCG GGAACCTGTTGGTGATTGCGTTTGTCAGCTACTTTGGAGCCAAGCTCCACCGGCCAAAGATCATCGCCATTGGCTGTCTGCTGATGTCTATTGGCACCTTCATCATTGCCCTGCCTCACTTCATCATCGGCCG CTATGAGTTTGAAACGTCGGTGCGCTGGGAGATCAACTCCACCGACAGCCCGGCTCCCTGCCCAAAAAATTCAGCCGCCATC GCGCCAAGCAGCATCCTGCCCGGCGTGCccaacacaa AATGTGAAGGAGAATCCAACATGTCCATGTGGATCTACGTGCTGCTGGGAAACGTCCTGCGAGGGATAGGAGAGACTCCTGTCCAGCCTCTAGGGATCTCTTACATAGACGACTTTGCCAGCCAGGAAAACGCTGCTCTGTATGTCG GCTGTGTGCAAACCATCTCGGTCGTGGGCCCCGTGTTTGGTTACCTGTTGGGGTCCATTTGCGCCAAAATCTACGTGGACATTGGATTTGTAAACATGG AGACCATCTCCATCGGGCCCTCAGACTCCCGCTGGGTGGGGGCCTGGTGGCTGGGCTACCTCATAGCCGGGGCTCTGACCCTGCTGTCGGCCGTCCCCTTCTGGTTCCTGCCCCGCTCCCTGCCCATCGGGCAGAAGGGCGCAGGGCGCTGCACCCCGGAGCAGACCAGCTTCATCAAAGACTCCCCTCTGCTGGAGAACAAGTACCCCGCAGACGAGCCAACGGGGTTCCTGGAGATGGCCAGAG ATTTCATCCCGACCCTGCGGATCTTGCTGGGAAACCCCATTTACCTGATCTACCTGTGTGTTACCATCATCCAGCTCAACTCCCTCATCGGCATGGTGACCTACAAGCCCAAGTACATCGAGCAGCACTTCGGGCAGTCAGCCTCCAAGGCCAACTTCCTCATGG GCGTGGTCAACATCCCGGCGGTGGCACTGGGCATGTTCTCCGGGGGGCTGTGCATGAAGAAGCTGAAGCTGAGCCTGATGGGCGCGGCCAAGTTTGCCTTCAGCacctctctgattggctactTCCTCTCTTTGTTCTTCTTCGCCATGAGCTGCGAGAACGCCAAGGTGGCCGGGGTGACTGTGCCTTACGACGG GATGGACGTGCTGCTCTTCGATAAGCCCTCGGCGTTCACAGCGTGCAACTCGGACTGCGTGTGTTCAGCCAACGACTGGGACCCGGTGTGTGGGGAGGACGGCATCACGTACGTGTCCCCCTGTCTGGCCGGCTGCACCCGCTCCGATGGCTCTGGGAGCAACACT GTCTTCGCTCAGTGTAGCTGCGTTGGTACTGCTGGTAACCTAACAGCCAGGACGGGCCAGTGCCTCGACAGAGAGGACTGTGACCGGATGTTCCCGTACTTCCTGGCTCTGTCCGTCATCACCTCCTTCATCATATCTCTGGGTGGGACCCCCGGTTACATGCTGCTCATAAG GTGCATTGAACCACAGCTCAAGTCTTTAGCCTTGGGTTTCCATGCCCTAGCCACAAGAACCCTAG CCGGCATCCCAGCCCCCATCTACTTCGGGGCCATCATTGACACGACGTGTCTGAAGTGGGGTCAGAAGAGGTGTGGTGGAATTGGGGCCTGCAGGATCTACAACACTGCTGCCTACAG GACGGCCTACCTGGGCCTGACGCTGAGCCTGCGCTCCGCCTCCTTCCTGGTGTGCATCCCGGGGTTCCTCCTGCTCCGGCAGCAGgtgaggagggagcagaggaacGCCGTCCGGGGGGCGCTGGCCAACGGTGGGGCGGAGATGGAGGCGCtggggaaggacgagacggcaGACCGTGAGGCGGCGGTGGTCCCTGAGGCGGCGGTGGTCCCTGAGACGAAGTCGGTCCGTGAGCCGGTGGTCCGTGACACGGAGGGGTCGCAGCCAACGGCCGAGCACCACAGCAGGGACCGGGAGACGCGTCTGTGA